The following proteins are encoded in a genomic region of Neovison vison isolate M4711 chromosome 12, ASM_NN_V1, whole genome shotgun sequence:
- the ITGA7 gene encoding integrin alpha-7 isoform X3, with protein MRAEELSFVAGAPRANHKGAVIILRKDSASRLVPEVMLSGERLTSGFGYSLAVTDLNNDGWADLVVGAPYFFERQEELGGAVYVYLNQGGHWAGVSPLRLCGSPDSMFGISLAVLGDINQDGFADIAVGAPFDGDGKVFIYHGSSLGVVVKPSQVLEGEAVGVKSFGYSLSGGLDVDGNHYPDLLVGSLADMAVLFRARPVLHVSHEVFIAPRAIDLEQPNCAAGHSVCVDLRVCFSYIASPSSYSPIVALDYVLDGDTDRRLRGQVPRVTFLSRGPDDPKHQASGTVWLKHQHDRVCGDTMFQLQENVKDKLRAIVVTLSYSLQTPRLRRQAPGQGLPPVAPILNAHQPSTQRAEIHFLKQGCGEDKICQSNLQLVHARFCARVSDTEFQPLPMDADGTTALFALSGQPVIGLELMVTNLPSDPAQPQADGDDAHEAQLLVTLPASLHYSGVRALDPAEKPLCLSNENASHVECELGNPMKRGAQVTFYLILSTSGITIETTELEVELLLATISEQELHPISVRALVFIELPLSITGVAIPQQLFFSGVVRGESAMKSERDIGSKVKYEVTVSNQGQSLNTLGSAFLNIMWPHEIANGKWLLYPMRVELEGGQGPGQKGLCSPRPNILHLNVDSRDRRRRELEQPEQEEPPEPPEPSTSWWPVSSSEKKKNITLDCARGTASCVVFSCPLYSFDRAAVLHVWGRLWNSTFLEEYSAVKSLEVIVRANITVKSSIKNLLLRDASTVIPVMVYLDPVAVVAEGVPWWVILLAVLAGLLVLALLVLLMWKMGFFKRARYPEATVPQYHAVKIPREDRQQFKEEKTGTILRNNWGSPRREGPDAHPILAADGHPEPGSDGHPVSGTA; from the exons ATGCGTGCAGAGGAGCTGAGCTTTGTAGCAGGGGCCCCCCGTGCCAACCACAAGGGTGCTGTGATCATTCTGCGCAAAGACAGTGCCAGCCGCCTGGTGCCCGAAGTTATGCTGTCTGGGGAACGCCTGACCTCTGGCTTCGGCTACTCGCTGGCTGTGACTGATCTCAACAATGATGG CTGGGCAGACTTGGTAGTGGGCGCCCCCTACTTCTTTGAACGCCAAGAGGAGCTGGGGGGTGCCGTGTATGTGTACCTGAACCAGGGGGGTCACTGGGCTGGGGTCTCCCCTCTCCGGCTCTGTGGCTCTCCTGACTCCATGTTCGGGATCAGTCTGGCTGTCTTGGGGGACATCAACCAAGATGGCTTTGCAG ATATTGCCGTGGGGGCTCCCTTTGATGGGGATGGGAAAGTCTTTATCTACCACGGGAGCAGCCTGGGGGTTGTTGTCAAACCTTCCCAG GTGCTGGAGGGTGAGGCTGTGGGTGTCAAGAGCTTCGGCTACTCCCTTTCGGGGGGCCTGGATGTGGATGGGAACCATTACCCAGACCTACTGGTCGGCTCCCTGGCTGACATGGCTGTGCTCTTTAG GGCCAGACCTGTCCTTCATGTGTCCCACGAGGTCTTCATTGCTCCCCGAGCCATCGACCTCGAGCAGCCTAACTGTGCTGCTGGCCACTCGGTCTG TGTGGACTTGAGGGTCTGTTTCAGCTACATTGCCAGCCCCAGCAGCTACAGCCCTATTGTGG CCCTGGATTATGTGTTAGATGGAGACACAGACCGGAGGCTCCGGGGCCAGGTCCCCCGTGTGACCTTCCTGAGCCGTGGCCCAGATGACCCCAAGCACCAGGCCTCAGGCACTGTGTGGCTGAAGCATCAGCATGACCGAGTCTGTGGAGACACCATGTTCCAGCTACAG GAGAATGTCAAAGACAAGCTTCGGGCCATTGTGGTGACGCTGTCCTACAGTCTACAGACCCCACGACTTCGGCGACAGGCTCCTGGGCAGGGGCTCCCCCCTGTGGCCCCCATCCTCAATGCTCACCAGCCCAGCACCCAGCGGGCAGAG ATCCACTTCTTGAAGCAAGGTTGTGGCGAAGACAAGATCTGCCAGAGCAACCTGCAGCTGGTCCATGCCCGCTTCTGTGCCCGCGTCAGTGACACGGAATTCCAGCCTCTGCCCAT GGATGCAGATGGGACAACAGCCCTGTTTGCCCTGAGCGGGCAGCCGGTCATTGGCCTGGAGCTGATGGTCACCAACCTGCCCTCGGatccagcccagccccaggctgatGGGGATGATGCTCATGAAGCCCAGCTCCTGGtcaccctccctgcctctctgcactACTCTGGAGTCCGAGCCCTGGACCCTGCG GAGAAGCCACTCTGCCTGTCCAATGAGAATGCCTCCCATGTCGAGTGTGAGCTGGGGAACCCCATGAAGAGAGGTGCCCAG GTCACCTTTTACCTGATTCTTAGTACCTCAGGGATCACTATCGAGACCACAGAGCTGGAAGTGGAGCTGCTGTTGGCCAC GATCAGCGAACAGGAGCTTCATCCCATCTCTGTCCGAGCGCTCGTCTTCATTGAGCTGCCGCTGTCCATCACTGG GGTGGCCATTCCCCAGCAGCTCTTCTTCTCTGGTGTGGTGCGGGGTGAGAGTGCCATGAAGTCCGAGCGGGATATAGGCAGCAAGGTCAAGTATGAGGTCACG GTCTCCAACCAAGGCCAGTCGCTGAACACCCTGGGCTCTGCCTTCCTCAACATCATGTGGCCCCATGAGATAGCCAACGGGAAGTGGCTGCTGTACCCCATGCGGGTGGAGCTGGAGGGCGGGCAGGGGCCCGGGCAGAAGGGGCTCTGCTCCCCGAGACCCAACATCCTCCACCTG AATGTGGACAGCAGGGATAGGAGGAGGCGGGAACTGGAGCAGCCTGAGCAGGAGGAGCCTCCCGAGCCGCCGGAGCCCAGCACATCCTGGTGGCCGGTGTCCTCctctgagaagaagaaaaacatcacCTTG GACTGTGCCCGGGGCACTGCCAGCTGTGTGGTGTTCAGCTGCCCTCTCTACAGCTTTGACCGCGCCGCTGTGCTGCATGTCTGGGGCCGCCTCTGGAATAGCACCTTTTTGGAG GAGTACTCAGCTGTGAAGTCCCTGGAAGTCATTGTCCGAGCCAACATCACTGTGAAGTCTTCTATCAAGAACTTGCTGCTCAGAGATGCCTCCACAGTG ATTCCCGTGATGGTTTACCTGGACCCTGTGGCTGTGGTGGCAGAAGGAGTCCCCTGGTGGGTCATCCTCCTGGCCGTCCTGGCCGGGTTGCTGGTGCTGGCGCTGTTGGTGCTGCTCATGTGGAAG ATGGGATTCTTCAAGCGGGCACGGTACCCCGAGGCCACCGTGCCGCAGTACCACGCGGTGAAG